The following are encoded together in the Gilvimarinus sp. DA14 genome:
- the rsmA gene encoding 16S rRNA (adenine(1518)-N(6)/adenine(1519)-N(6))-dimethyltransferase RsmA, producing MKHTSAPGNPHRARKRFGQNFLIDHTIIQQIARAVSPKSGQVIVEIGPGQGALTEPLAEQAETLHVIELDRDLVPWLKVRFEKHPGFKLHQADALKFDFASLSEDDKPLRIVGNLPYNISTPLIFHLISYANQVQDMHFMLQKEVVKRLAATPGDKAYGRLSVMVQYYCDVAWLFDVPPGSFDPAPKVDSAIVRLVPHKTLPYPAGNIETLEKLVTAAFGQRRKTLRNALKSMLSVEQMEGLPVDTSLRAEALSVADFVTLSDAIDERLQQGS from the coding sequence ATGAAGCACACGTCAGCTCCCGGCAACCCACACCGCGCCCGAAAGCGGTTCGGGCAAAACTTCCTTATTGATCACACCATCATTCAGCAAATTGCTCGCGCCGTCAGCCCCAAGAGTGGCCAAGTGATTGTGGAAATTGGTCCGGGCCAGGGCGCCCTAACCGAGCCCTTGGCCGAGCAGGCCGAAACCCTGCACGTGATTGAACTGGATCGTGATTTGGTACCCTGGCTGAAAGTTCGCTTTGAAAAACACCCGGGGTTTAAGCTGCACCAAGCCGATGCACTTAAATTCGACTTTGCCAGCTTAAGCGAAGATGACAAACCCCTGCGAATTGTTGGCAACCTGCCCTACAATATTTCCACACCTCTTATTTTTCATCTGATTAGCTACGCAAACCAAGTGCAAGACATGCACTTTATGTTGCAAAAAGAAGTGGTGAAAAGGCTCGCAGCAACGCCGGGCGATAAGGCCTACGGGCGTTTAAGCGTGATGGTGCAATACTACTGTGACGTGGCTTGGCTGTTTGATGTACCCCCAGGCTCCTTCGACCCGGCCCCCAAGGTAGATTCAGCCATTGTACGTCTGGTACCGCACAAAACCCTGCCCTACCCTGCAGGTAACATTGAAACTCTGGAAAAGCTGGTAACAGCCGCCTTCGGCCAACGTCGCAAGACGCTGCGCAACGCCTTAAAATCAATGCTCAGTGTTGAGCAAATGGAGGGTCTGCCGGTGGATACATCGCTGCGCGCCGAGGCTTTAAGCGTTGCCGACTTTGTTACCCTTAGCGATGCAATAGACGAGCGATTACAGCAAGGATCATGA
- the murU gene encoding N-acetylmuramate alpha-1-phosphate uridylyltransferase MurU: MKAMILAAGLGKRMRPLTDHLPKPLIEVRGKPLIEWHLERIARAGITEVVINISYLGQMIREYIGDGSRWGLKVAYSEEPEPLETGGAVLHAADLLGSEAFVLINADIFTDYDLGPLIERGLQNGEKGNLVLVPNPGFKFRGDFDVQEGKLLLLEDGSHGYTFAGISLLSPELVLSYPNSTPVFGLAEVFRRLVGKRSLGAELYLGQWSDVGTAERLAAVDASL; the protein is encoded by the coding sequence ATGAAGGCAATGATTCTGGCCGCTGGTCTAGGCAAACGTATGCGCCCACTGACGGACCACCTGCCCAAACCGCTCATCGAAGTGCGTGGCAAGCCTTTGATCGAATGGCATCTAGAGCGCATCGCTCGCGCGGGTATCACCGAGGTGGTCATTAATATCTCTTACCTCGGGCAGATGATTCGTGAATATATTGGTGATGGCAGCCGCTGGGGGCTCAAGGTTGCTTATTCGGAAGAGCCGGAGCCGCTTGAGACTGGGGGCGCAGTTCTTCATGCGGCCGACTTGCTCGGAAGCGAGGCATTTGTCCTGATTAATGCCGATATCTTCACAGACTACGACTTGGGTCCCCTCATTGAGAGAGGGCTGCAGAACGGAGAGAAGGGTAATTTGGTGCTGGTGCCCAACCCCGGCTTTAAGTTTCGGGGGGATTTTGATGTTCAAGAGGGGAAGTTGTTGTTGTTGGAAGATGGTAGTCATGGCTATACCTTCGCAGGTATCAGTTTGTTGTCTCCCGAGCTGGTGTTGAGTTACCCGAATTCAACACCGGTCTTTGGGTTGGCTGAAGTTTTTCGCCGCCTGGTCGGTAAGCGGTCCCTAGGCGCTGAATTGTACCTAGGGCAATGGAGCGATGTGGGGACGGCGGAGCGCTTAGCGGCTGTTGATGCTTCATTGTGA
- a CDS encoding aminoglycoside phosphotransferase family protein — protein MHSEADKRLLQLHNWVDKQLGLATTLASMQGDAGGRRYFYIEEKPGWLAVDAPPATEKVRQFLYLSDILRKQGVPVPSIVASEPEMGFLLIENLGEGLFCRLVSAETAPVLYGEALLTQLAMAQTPLEGVSIPVFDREFIVRELNIFRDWFVQEMLGLSLGAEENALLDSLFELLADKALQQPQVFMHRDYHARNILLVDGKSVVIDYQDAVVGPLTYDLVSLLKDAYLRLPPADVKRWALVYGDMAREAGLLGDVSAESFISSFDFMGLQRHLKILGIFARLHLRDQKSAYLADLPRVLGYVLEVSACYQELSEFHHWLNERVMPVCRLREWYSEQRLSDTAYPLVESA, from the coding sequence GTGCATTCAGAGGCAGATAAGCGTCTGCTGCAGCTCCATAATTGGGTTGATAAGCAGTTGGGGCTAGCGACAACTTTAGCTTCCATGCAGGGTGATGCTGGCGGGAGACGTTACTTTTATATAGAGGAAAAACCCGGCTGGTTGGCGGTGGATGCTCCGCCTGCCACTGAAAAGGTGCGTCAGTTTCTTTATTTATCCGACATTCTGCGCAAGCAGGGTGTACCTGTCCCGTCCATAGTGGCGTCTGAGCCCGAAATGGGCTTTTTACTGATTGAAAATCTTGGCGAAGGCCTGTTTTGCCGACTTGTGAGTGCCGAAACTGCGCCAGTGCTGTACGGTGAAGCGCTTCTGACGCAGCTGGCCATGGCGCAAACCCCCTTGGAGGGGGTGTCAATCCCCGTTTTCGATCGCGAATTTATTGTCCGAGAGCTGAACATCTTCCGCGACTGGTTTGTACAAGAAATGCTCGGTCTTTCTCTGGGGGCTGAAGAGAACGCTTTGCTTGACTCGCTCTTCGAGTTACTGGCCGATAAAGCTTTGCAGCAACCGCAGGTGTTTATGCACCGGGATTATCACGCCAGAAACATTCTATTGGTAGATGGTAAATCAGTAGTGATTGACTACCAGGATGCGGTTGTCGGGCCGCTCACTTACGATTTGGTTTCCCTGTTAAAGGATGCCTATTTGAGACTTCCGCCAGCCGATGTAAAACGTTGGGCTCTGGTTTACGGCGACATGGCCCGCGAGGCTGGCCTTTTAGGGGATGTCTCGGCTGAGTCGTTTATCTCGAGCTTTGATTTTATGGGGCTGCAGCGCCATTTGAAAATACTGGGGATTTTTGCACGCTTGCATTTGCGGGATCAAAAGTCGGCTTACCTCGCCGATCTGCCAAGAGTACTAGGTTATGTGCTAGAGGTAAGTGCATGTTACCAAGAGCTAAGCGAGTTTCACCACTGGCTGAACGAGCGTGTAATGCCTGTATGCCGGTTGCGTGAGTGGTATAGCGAACAGCGCTTGAGCGATACTGCCTACCCGTTGGTGGAGAGCGCATGA
- the pdxA gene encoding 4-hydroxythreonine-4-phosphate dehydrogenase PdxA, translating into MAPVPLRIAITPGEPAGIGPDLALTLAQQAHENEYVVIADPELMAERAKSLGLALEIKTVAANDAAQPSQAGCLHVLPVELADAVIPGQLNSANAPYVLKTLDTAIDGCTAGYFDALVTGPVHKGIINQSGVGFSGHTEYLAARTNTPQVVMMLATKGLRVALVTTHLPLKDVAGAVTAKRLSDVTKILHQDLITHFGIAQPRILVCGLNPHAGESGHLGREEIEIIEPALEQLRAKGLNLIGPLPADTLFTPKHLQNADAVLAMYHDQGLPVLKYKGFGQAVNVTLGLPIIRTSVDHGTALDLAAKGTADSGSLYTALEYACGMARARRQVNPL; encoded by the coding sequence ATGGCGCCAGTTCCACTTCGCATTGCTATTACACCCGGCGAGCCCGCTGGTATTGGCCCAGATTTGGCCTTGACCCTGGCGCAACAAGCCCACGAAAACGAGTATGTGGTAATCGCCGACCCTGAGCTGATGGCCGAGCGCGCCAAAAGCCTGGGGCTGGCACTAGAGATCAAAACCGTAGCCGCCAACGACGCCGCGCAACCCTCGCAAGCCGGCTGCCTGCACGTTTTGCCCGTAGAATTAGCGGACGCCGTCATCCCAGGACAACTTAATAGCGCCAACGCACCTTACGTTTTAAAAACTCTGGACACCGCCATCGATGGCTGTACAGCTGGCTATTTTGACGCCTTGGTGACAGGCCCGGTACATAAAGGCATTATTAATCAGTCAGGGGTTGGTTTTAGCGGCCATACCGAATATTTAGCAGCGCGCACTAACACCCCGCAAGTGGTCATGATGCTGGCTACAAAGGGCCTGCGTGTAGCACTGGTAACGACCCATTTGCCGTTAAAAGATGTGGCCGGCGCCGTCACCGCCAAGCGCCTTAGCGATGTCACTAAGATACTGCATCAAGACCTAATTACACATTTTGGTATTGCACAGCCACGCATCCTAGTCTGCGGTCTCAACCCCCATGCGGGAGAGAGCGGTCACCTTGGGCGTGAAGAGATAGAGATCATCGAGCCTGCATTGGAACAATTGCGAGCAAAGGGACTGAACCTCATTGGCCCCCTGCCCGCCGACACGCTCTTCACCCCTAAACACCTGCAAAACGCCGATGCTGTGCTGGCCATGTATCATGACCAAGGATTGCCGGTGCTAAAATACAAAGGCTTTGGCCAAGCGGTAAACGTTACCTTGGGGCTGCCGATTATTCGCACCTCTGTAGACCATGGTACCGCCCTGGACTTAGCCGCCAAGGGCACAGCCGATAGCGGCAGCCTATACACAGCTCTCGAATACGCCTGCGGCATGGCCCGCGCACGCCGACAAGTAAATCCGTTATGA
- a CDS encoding peptidylprolyl isomerase, which yields MLANMGGALVLCLGASATAETQIIDRVIAIVDDGVVLQSEFDERKNAVLQRLQGQYDQLPPMDVLNQQILDQLILEQLQLEEAARYGIEIPDQQLNNTLQQIMTNNGMSSMDELAASLAADGMTLDHLREKVRRDLLLNQVQQGVVNNRIRVTEQEIDNFLSSSDGKFATSPDYRLGHILISVSGSSTPDEVEAAKQEAETLYQQLQGGADFAQLAISNSDDQTALDGGDLGWRKLAQLPELFADVVGNLDVGEVSKPIRSGAGFHILKNFEQRGGGEQLVQQTKARHILIKTSEIMDDQTAQEKLNEIKQQIEDGADFAEMARENSEDIGSMLNGGDLGWANPGTFVPAFEAAMAETEIGGIAGPFKSQFGWHILQVVDRRQEDLSDVVIRNKAAQMMRERRFNEELQVWQLELRDNAFIDIKELESSDS from the coding sequence ATGCTAGCCAATATGGGAGGTGCTTTAGTACTTTGCTTGGGCGCCTCCGCCACAGCCGAAACCCAGATTATCGACCGGGTCATCGCCATTGTCGATGACGGCGTGGTGCTGCAGAGCGAGTTCGATGAACGCAAAAATGCCGTCTTGCAGCGACTACAGGGGCAATATGATCAGCTGCCTCCCATGGACGTACTCAACCAGCAAATTCTCGACCAGTTGATTTTGGAGCAACTGCAGCTGGAAGAAGCGGCCCGCTATGGCATCGAAATACCAGATCAGCAGCTTAATAATACCCTGCAACAGATTATGACCAACAATGGCATGAGCTCTATGGACGAGCTGGCGGCAAGCCTGGCCGCCGACGGCATGACGCTAGATCACCTACGCGAGAAAGTGCGTCGCGACCTACTTCTTAACCAGGTGCAGCAAGGCGTGGTCAACAACCGCATTCGCGTCACCGAGCAAGAGATTGACAACTTTCTCTCCTCCAGTGATGGCAAATTCGCGACATCGCCCGACTATCGCCTGGGGCATATATTAATCAGCGTTTCCGGCTCCAGCACGCCAGATGAGGTAGAGGCTGCCAAACAAGAGGCCGAAACCCTCTACCAGCAACTGCAAGGCGGGGCCGACTTTGCCCAGTTGGCCATTAGTAATTCCGATGACCAAACCGCCCTGGATGGCGGGGATTTGGGCTGGCGTAAACTAGCGCAACTGCCCGAACTATTTGCTGATGTCGTGGGCAATTTGGACGTAGGGGAAGTCTCCAAACCTATTCGCTCTGGCGCCGGCTTTCATATTCTTAAGAATTTTGAACAGCGTGGCGGCGGCGAGCAACTGGTACAGCAAACCAAAGCCCGCCATATTTTGATTAAGACCAGTGAGATCATGGACGACCAAACCGCACAGGAAAAGTTGAACGAGATTAAACAGCAGATTGAAGACGGCGCCGATTTTGCCGAAATGGCTCGTGAAAACTCTGAAGATATAGGCTCAATGCTTAACGGCGGCGACCTAGGCTGGGCTAACCCCGGCACCTTTGTACCCGCCTTCGAAGCCGCCATGGCCGAAACCGAAATCGGCGGCATTGCCGGGCCCTTTAAAAGCCAATTTGGCTGGCATATTCTGCAGGTTGTTGACCGTCGCCAGGAAGACCTAAGCGATGTGGTTATTCGCAACAAAGCGGCGCAAATGATGCGCGAACGCCGCTTTAACGAAGAGCTGCAAGTGTGGCAGCTGGAGTTGCGCGATAACGCCTTTATCGATATTAAAGAGCTTGAGAGTTCAGACAGCTAA
- a CDS encoding acyltransferase translates to MSSFTPSLHGLRALAAIGVILFHWNSLFPALNKATPGFTIGSATWSVFTPIHFGWLGVPLFFVLSGYLLGGQLKDKSLNRQTLQRFWTRRFLRIYPAVWFQGIILLLASQTFTTISYHPSTAELFRNAILWVNMPPWMTKPLNGVWWTLPIELTFYVALPMLIVSQRKLGWLTVYLACVTGSIIWRAWIIASNPSTNYVPLLPWLDMLPGSLSSFAAGFAASFLRINNTQTNRRLLLAAGTIGLLALMQLLLINLDTYWQGSFLLMLWNSLAAFMLALILISQTMPTSDNRWRPLSSRPLVWLGEISFGLYLWHFPIQKLVSQSDMLDWSSPAGSLYALLVCTALTIPCAAASFYLIERPIMGWSKQRVFYANKNATQ, encoded by the coding sequence ATGTCCTCGTTCACCCCGTCGCTGCACGGCTTGCGCGCACTTGCCGCAATCGGCGTCATCTTGTTCCATTGGAACTCATTATTCCCCGCATTAAATAAAGCAACCCCGGGATTCACTATAGGCTCCGCCACTTGGTCTGTCTTCACCCCGATCCACTTTGGCTGGCTGGGAGTGCCATTGTTTTTCGTGCTGTCAGGCTATCTCTTGGGCGGACAACTGAAAGACAAATCCTTAAATAGGCAGACCTTACAAAGATTTTGGACGCGTCGTTTCTTACGCATTTACCCGGCGGTGTGGTTTCAAGGCATCATCTTACTGTTAGCAAGCCAAACATTCACAACCATTAGCTACCACCCGAGCACAGCGGAACTCTTCCGTAATGCCATTTTATGGGTCAACATGCCCCCGTGGATGACAAAACCCTTAAACGGAGTATGGTGGACACTGCCGATTGAACTCACGTTTTACGTGGCTCTCCCAATGTTAATTGTGAGCCAAAGAAAGCTGGGATGGCTGACCGTTTACTTAGCCTGCGTCACCGGCTCGATAATATGGCGAGCCTGGATCATTGCAAGCAACCCTAGCACAAACTATGTACCTCTTTTACCGTGGCTCGACATGCTTCCTGGCAGTTTATCCTCATTTGCCGCAGGCTTCGCAGCCTCCTTTCTGAGAATCAACAACACACAAACAAACCGCAGGCTTCTGCTCGCAGCCGGAACCATAGGTTTACTTGCCTTGATGCAGCTACTTTTGATCAACCTAGACACCTACTGGCAAGGCAGTTTTCTATTAATGCTATGGAACAGTCTTGCCGCGTTTATGCTAGCTTTGATTTTGATTAGCCAAACCATGCCCACCTCTGACAACCGCTGGAGGCCGCTAAGTAGCCGCCCCTTGGTTTGGCTGGGAGAAATTAGCTTTGGCCTTTACCTTTGGCACTTTCCCATACAAAAGCTGGTGTCACAATCCGACATGTTAGATTGGAGCTCGCCAGCCGGCAGCTTATATGCACTATTGGTTTGCACTGCACTTACCATCCCTTGCGCTGCTGCCAGCTTTTATTTGATCGAAAGACCTATTATGGGATGGTCCAAACAACGAGTTTTTTACGCCAACAAAAATGCAACCCAATAA
- a CDS encoding peptidylprolyl isomerase has translation MRVIPIIASSAFMSFLLGSSIAVADEVKPDDVLLTAGDVTITVGDMRHYVQERIDHGLPAERFAEPGVVPQLMENLMSIRTLANMARSNGISVDERMQWALDVERDRQLYNRYVHDTVEDKLASTNWNALAKEEYLANKSNYQHPAQVSVSHILVAVSKERNEEQALERINEVAKLLEEGKPFESLVQQYSDDNGSLKQDGALGYFAPGRMVRPFSDAAFAMDEVGDLSEPVKTRFGYHIIRLDGQRPAGTLPFDEVKDEIIKKLQKNMESDLRTQLTLEARSPKEFDLNEENLKALELEYVKPKLPMP, from the coding sequence ATGCGAGTGATACCAATAATTGCCAGTTCTGCTTTTATGAGTTTTTTGCTTGGTAGTAGTATTGCTGTGGCTGATGAAGTCAAGCCAGATGATGTTTTGCTTACAGCTGGTGACGTGACTATTACTGTGGGAGATATGCGCCACTATGTTCAAGAGCGTATTGACCATGGTTTGCCCGCTGAACGCTTTGCTGAGCCTGGTGTGGTGCCGCAGCTAATGGAAAATCTGATGTCTATTCGGACGTTGGCAAATATGGCAAGATCGAACGGTATAAGCGTCGATGAGCGAATGCAGTGGGCGTTGGATGTTGAACGTGATCGGCAGCTTTATAATCGGTATGTTCACGATACGGTTGAGGATAAACTGGCCAGCACAAATTGGAATGCTTTGGCCAAAGAAGAATACTTGGCAAATAAGTCCAATTACCAGCATCCGGCGCAGGTCAGTGTGTCGCATATTCTTGTTGCGGTCTCCAAGGAGCGTAACGAAGAGCAGGCATTGGAACGCATTAATGAAGTGGCCAAGTTGCTGGAAGAAGGGAAACCTTTTGAGTCATTAGTTCAGCAGTATTCAGACGATAATGGTTCTTTGAAACAAGATGGCGCTCTTGGCTATTTCGCCCCTGGACGTATGGTTAGGCCTTTTTCTGACGCTGCGTTTGCCATGGACGAGGTTGGTGACCTTAGTGAACCCGTCAAAACTCGTTTTGGATATCATATTATTCGTCTTGACGGACAGCGTCCTGCGGGCACTCTGCCTTTCGATGAAGTTAAGGATGAAATCATAAAAAAACTACAAAAAAATATGGAATCAGATCTGAGGACTCAGCTGACGCTTGAGGCGCGCTCGCCCAAAGAATTCGATTTGAATGAAGAAAATCTTAAAGCGCTTGAGTTGGAATATGTAAAGCCTAAACTACCGATGCCCTAG
- the apaG gene encoding Co2+/Mg2+ efflux protein ApaG, which produces MSDITIEIETGYLPEQSAPQHSRYAFKYTITIHNQGPLAAQLISRYWRITDAEDQVQEVQGKGVVGEQPTIEPGSFYRYSSGAVLQTQAGTMEGAYQMRYPNGDEFETPIPVFALVRPGALH; this is translated from the coding sequence ATGAGCGATATCACTATAGAAATTGAAACCGGCTATCTACCAGAGCAATCTGCGCCACAGCATAGCCGCTATGCATTTAAATACACGATTACTATCCACAACCAGGGCCCGCTGGCAGCGCAACTTATCAGTCGCTACTGGCGCATTACCGATGCCGAAGACCAGGTGCAAGAAGTACAGGGTAAAGGCGTTGTGGGCGAACAACCCACCATCGAACCAGGCAGCTTTTACCGCTATAGCAGTGGTGCCGTACTGCAAACCCAGGCCGGCACCATGGAGGGCGCTTATCAAATGCGCTATCCCAACGGTGATGAGTTTGAAACCCCTATACCCGTATTTGCGCTGGTGCGGCCGGGCGCATTGCATTAA
- a CDS encoding LPS-assembly protein LptD, translated as MVVRPSKIRLVQAFTALSAAIGLSTQAAQPSAHRLDWVAIQDLPPQAIEALPAGCCGAYVNPYNPENSESAIETLPIEVEANSFRTINGTRITLKGEVTMTQGPRLLKADRADLDQTDNSLVLTGNITLREQGLLIYADAAKLNSANEDASLEQAEYVLHQARIHGTAEKLKKFGDRVIQLESGSFSTCEPDNEFWKFRASELKVDNIRNLGTAKHARLEIKDIPVLYVPYLIFPVGDKRQSGLLFPSFSSSDRNGLEYSQPIYWNIAPQLDATFTPTYMQKRGALWGAELRHLNQFFYTDVAGAYLNNDKGGYDRQAENDIANGELTPEEAYPHKGDDRWIIQFNQTGGKNSRLKTYINYTDISDVDYLRDISTSDLDVEHQTNVQKMGAISYTADAWQFGARARETRYLNQSQQRPYKELPHIYALGQYHLGDWQITLDNQFTEFGITQYYESPTNRLVEGTRINTDYNLAWNNRWEWGFITPKVGVKTLSYDLQQAPDQSNSENAVTNSSTPSLVVPQASLDMGLLFERLGSLGDSSFIQTLEPRMLYFYSDYENHEEIYNPLNDNNAPIMFDSRYLTFDYNQIFRTTRYTGHDRIDDANQLAMGITSRFLSAQTGEEYLSLGLGQIHRFSAPKVALNPLYQPEEETYEWSELAGRISARISDTLNVTSDVLYDQNQNYLSSASALLEYADEENRLVSLTYRYMRQMRDNTAGQDIDGQYSSDHSLDQVDLATYLPISNNWSIMARANYDFTYNLELDTYAGFEYSDCCYRVRLMWRKWLNFDYNSGNRLETVNSDDYDHGWMLDLQLKGLGSISDRIGNLLSKTVLGYDQRNDNF; from the coding sequence ATGGTAGTTAGACCTTCGAAAATCCGCCTTGTACAGGCATTTACCGCCCTTTCAGCGGCGATCGGTCTCTCTACCCAGGCCGCGCAACCCTCGGCGCACCGCCTGGATTGGGTTGCCATTCAAGATCTTCCGCCGCAAGCGATTGAGGCACTTCCTGCCGGCTGCTGCGGCGCCTATGTCAACCCTTATAATCCGGAAAATAGCGAATCAGCGATTGAAACACTGCCAATTGAAGTCGAAGCCAATAGCTTTCGCACAATTAATGGCACCCGGATCACATTAAAGGGCGAGGTTACTATGACCCAAGGCCCTCGCCTGCTAAAGGCCGATAGGGCCGACCTCGACCAAACTGACAACAGCCTAGTGCTCACAGGCAATATAACCCTGCGCGAGCAAGGGCTGCTGATTTATGCCGATGCCGCAAAGCTCAATTCTGCCAATGAAGACGCTAGCCTTGAGCAAGCTGAGTATGTGCTGCATCAGGCCCGCATTCATGGCACCGCAGAGAAGCTCAAGAAATTTGGCGACCGGGTTATCCAACTGGAAAGCGGCAGCTTTTCTACTTGTGAGCCCGACAACGAGTTCTGGAAATTTAGAGCCAGCGAGCTGAAAGTCGACAATATTCGCAATCTTGGCACAGCTAAACATGCCCGCCTGGAAATCAAAGACATCCCCGTACTCTATGTCCCCTACTTAATATTCCCGGTGGGAGACAAGCGTCAGAGCGGTTTGCTGTTTCCCTCGTTCAGCAGCAGTGATCGCAACGGTTTAGAATATTCGCAGCCGATCTACTGGAATATTGCTCCGCAGCTAGACGCCACCTTCACTCCCACCTACATGCAAAAGCGCGGTGCATTATGGGGCGCGGAGCTACGTCATCTAAACCAGTTTTTCTATACCGATGTCGCCGGCGCTTACCTCAATAACGACAAAGGTGGCTATGACCGTCAGGCCGAGAACGATATCGCCAATGGCGAGTTGACCCCAGAAGAAGCTTACCCCCACAAAGGTGACGACCGCTGGATCATTCAGTTTAATCAAACCGGCGGTAAAAACTCACGCTTAAAAACCTATATCAACTATACCGACATCAGCGATGTGGACTATTTACGGGACATTAGCACCAGCGATTTAGACGTCGAGCACCAAACAAACGTGCAAAAGATGGGAGCGATAAGCTATACCGCCGATGCCTGGCAGTTTGGCGCCCGCGCGCGAGAAACTCGCTATTTAAACCAATCGCAGCAAAGACCCTATAAAGAGCTACCCCACATTTACGCCTTAGGCCAGTACCATCTAGGCGATTGGCAAATTACCCTCGACAACCAATTTACCGAGTTTGGTATAACCCAATATTACGAGTCCCCCACTAACCGCCTGGTAGAGGGTACCCGTATTAACACTGACTACAATTTGGCCTGGAACAACCGTTGGGAATGGGGCTTTATAACCCCAAAAGTAGGGGTAAAAACCCTAAGTTATGATCTGCAACAAGCGCCCGACCAGTCCAATAGCGAGAATGCGGTCACCAACAGCAGCACCCCATCGCTGGTAGTGCCTCAAGCCAGCTTGGACATGGGGTTATTGTTTGAGCGACTAGGCAGCCTGGGCGATAGCAGTTTTATTCAGACCCTTGAACCGCGGATGCTGTATTTTTACAGCGATTACGAAAATCATGAGGAAATATACAATCCGCTAAATGATAACAATGCGCCGATTATGTTCGACTCGCGCTACCTCACTTTTGATTACAACCAGATTTTTCGCACCACCCGCTACACTGGCCACGACCGGATAGATGATGCCAACCAGCTCGCCATGGGCATTACCAGCCGTTTTTTATCGGCGCAAACTGGCGAGGAATACCTGAGCTTGGGACTAGGGCAAATCCACCGATTTAGCGCCCCTAAAGTAGCGCTTAATCCGTTGTACCAACCCGAAGAAGAAACCTATGAGTGGTCGGAGCTGGCTGGCCGGATCAGCGCCAGAATAAGCGACACCCTTAATGTTACCAGTGATGTGCTGTACGACCAGAACCAAAACTACCTCTCCAGCGCCAGCGCACTACTCGAATACGCCGATGAAGAAAACCGCCTGGTTAGCCTTACATACCGCTATATGCGCCAAATGCGCGATAATACCGCCGGACAGGATATTGACGGGCAATATTCCTCCGACCACAGCCTTGATCAAGTGGATCTAGCTACCTATTTGCCGATATCCAATAATTGGAGCATCATGGCGCGCGCCAATTACGATTTTACCTACAACCTGGAACTCGACACTTACGCAGGGTTCGAATACAGCGATTGCTGCTACCGAGTCCGCCTGATGTGGCGAAAGTGGCTGAATTTTGACTATAACTCCGGCAATCGACTGGAAACAGTTAACAGCGACGACTACGACCATGGTTGGATGCTGGACCTTCAGCTTAAAGGTCTGGGCAGTATCAGCGACCGTATCGGCAACCTGCTTAGCAAAACCGTGCTGGGTTACGACCAGCGCAATGACAATTTTTAA
- the rpe gene encoding ribulose-phosphate 3-epimerase: MQARSNDLIIAPSILSADFARLGEECDAVLSAGADMIHFDVMDNHYVPNLTMGPMVCRSLREYGIKAPIDVHLMVEPVDALIEQFAAAGASYISIHPEATRHLDRSLSLIRDLGCKAGLVLNPGTSLDVVAQVLSRLDMLLLMSVNPGFGGQSFISYVLEKLRGAREMIDESGLPVRLEVDGGVKVHNMPDVAAAGADTFVVGSEIFGAPCYKDVIARLKAAAG; the protein is encoded by the coding sequence ATGCAAGCACGGTCAAATGATTTAATTATTGCTCCTTCTATTTTGAGCGCAGACTTTGCTCGGTTGGGCGAAGAGTGTGACGCGGTGTTGTCTGCTGGGGCCGATATGATCCATTTCGATGTTATGGATAATCATTATGTGCCCAATTTAACCATGGGGCCGATGGTGTGCCGATCACTAAGGGAATATGGTATTAAAGCGCCTATAGATGTGCACTTAATGGTGGAGCCTGTAGATGCTCTGATTGAGCAATTCGCGGCCGCTGGAGCTTCTTATATAAGTATCCACCCCGAGGCGACACGCCACTTGGATCGCTCTTTGTCTTTAATTCGGGATTTGGGGTGTAAGGCTGGGCTTGTGCTAAACCCTGGTACTTCGTTAGATGTTGTGGCGCAGGTTTTAAGTCGGCTGGATATGTTGCTTCTGATGTCAGTTAATCCGGGGTTTGGTGGGCAGTCGTTTATTTCTTATGTGCTCGAGAAACTTAGGGGCGCGAGAGAGATGATCGACGAATCTGGTTTGCCGGTCAGGCTGGAGGTGGATGGTGGGGTTAAAGTTCACAATATGCCAGATGTCGCTGCTGCGGGTGCAGATACTTTTGTGGTGGGTTCGGAGATATTCGGGGCCCCGTGTTATAAGGACGTTATAGCGCGTTTGAAGGCGGCGGCTGGCTAA